A genomic window from Fundulus heteroclitus isolate FHET01 unplaced genomic scaffold, MU-UCD_Fhet_4.1 scaffold_74, whole genome shotgun sequence includes:
- the LOC105929287 gene encoding sialic acid synthase, with translation MPLEFELCPGRPIGGNHPCFIIAEIGQNHQGDIEIAKKMIKMAKDCGADCAKFQKSELEYKFNKRALERPYTSKNSWGKTYGEHKRHLEFNHEQYKELQKYAAEVGIFFTASGMDEMAVEFLHELNVPFFKVGSGDTNNFPYLEKTAKKGRPMVVSSGMQSMETMRRVYQTVKQHNKNFAILQCTSAYPLEAEDVNLKVITEYQKEFPDIPIGYSGHESGISISVAAVALGAKVIERHITLDKKWKGSDHEASLEPSELTELVRSIRLVERAIGSGIKQMLPCEKACHDKLGKSVVAKVKIPKGTVLTLDMLAVKVAEPMGVPAQDIFKLVGKTVTEEVDEDESVLPEVVDSYGKKAKC, from the exons ATGCCTCTGGAGTTTGAGCTGTGTCCCGGGCGGCCGATCGGAGGGAACCATCCGTGCTTCATCATAGCTGAGATTGGACAGAACCACCAGGGAGACATCGAGATCGCcaagaaaatgattaaaatggCAAAG GACTGCGGTGCTGACTGTGCCAAATTCCAGAAGAGCGAGCTGGAGTACAAGTTCAACAAGCGAGCCTTGGAGCGTCCCTACACCTCCAAGAACTCCTGGGGGAAAACTTATGGCGAGCACAAGCGGCACCTAGAGTTCAACCATGAGCAGTacaaggagctgcagaaatacGCTGCAGAAGTGGGGATCTTCTTCACCGCCTCAGGGATGGACGAG ATGGCAGTGGAGTTTCTCCACGAGCTCAACGTGCCTTTCTTCAAAGTTGGGTCCGGAGACACCAACAACTTTCCTTACCTGGAGAAAACAGCGAAGAAGG GCCGTCCCATGGTGGTCTCCAGTGGGATGCAGTCGATGGAGACAATGCGCCGGGTCTACCAAACGGTGAAGCAGCACAATAAAAACTTCGCCATCCTGCAGTGCACCAGTGCGTACCCTCTGGAGGCTGAAGATGTCAACCTCAAAGTGATCACA GAATACCAGAAGGAATTTCCCGATATTCCCATTGGGTATTCTGGTCACGAGTCTGGAATCAGTATCTCTGTGGCAGCCGTGGCTCTGGGAGCGAAGGTCATTGAGCGTCACATAACCTTGGACAAGAAGTGGAAAGGAAGCGACCACGAGGCCTCACTGGAACCCTCCGAACTGACTGAGCTCGTTCGCTCCATTCGTCTGGTGGAGAGGGCGATCGGAAGTGGCATCAAGCAGATGTTGCCCTGCGAGAAAGCGTGCCATGACAAA TTGGGCAAATCTGTGGTGGCTAAGGTGAAGATCCCCAAAGGAACAGTCCTGACTCTGGACATGTTGGCGGTGAAGGTAGCCGAGCCAATGGGTGTCCCGGCTCAGGACATCTTCAAGCTGGTTGGGAAGACCGTGACCGAGGAGGTGGACGAGGACGAGAGCGTCCTGCCTGAAGTGGTGGACAGCTACGGCAAGAAGGCCAAGTGTTAA